The segment GGAGCCGTCATAAGCCAACAGGATTTTCTTTAACGTATAGACCTCCGTGACATTGGTTGACATTTGCCTGGAGAAGCCGCGGCAGAATCATGGTTAACGAGGAGACAGACAAACTTCCCGGGCCATGAGTAGAAACAGGGGGATGGACAGTAGTTGGGTGATTATGGAAAAGGCGATAAGCATGGTCAGGGAGACTTCATAGAGAACCCCCATCAAGGCGCTGCCCAAAAACCAGAAAAGACCGAAGCCGGTATGGAAGATGCCGAAGGCGGTGGCTCGGCGGGAGGCCGGGGCCAAATCAGCCAGGGCCGCTTTCAGGATGGACTCCAGTGCTCCCATGCCGATGCCCCAGAGAACCATTCCCCCCAAGGCCACCCAAAAACCTCCGAGAAACACCAGGGGAGCAAAAAGGGCGGACACCACCGGGGAGGCCACTAATACCAACATTCCCAGGCGGTCAAAAAGCCTTCCCAGGAGGAGGGCCGCCACCGCATCCACACCCATGGCTATGGCGTAAAACAGGGGAATCCATGCGGCCGGGATGGTGCTGGTGTGGTGGAAATGGTAGGCGATGAGCGGGAAATCAGCATAGCCGGCGCCGATCAAGGCCACCGCGGTAACATAAAGCCAGAAAGGCCGTCCCCAACCCGTGGTTTCCAGTTGCGGGGCGCTTATCTCCAGTTGGCGGGGCTGGGGATAACGCCGGGCCGCGAGGGCCAACACCAACAGGGCCAGAACCGCTGGCCCCAGGAGGGCGGCAAAGGCAGGACGGTAATCACTGGACAGGTAAAACACCCCGGCTACCAGAAGGGGGCCAGCGACCGCGCCAATCTGGTCCATGGCTTCGTGAAAGCCGAACCCGAAGCCTCGACCTACATGGGTGGCGGCGTGGGACAGCATAGCATCTCGGGGCGGGGTGCGGATAGCCTTGCCCAGGCGTTCCAAAAGCAAAAGTACGGCCGCCGCTTCCCAACGCCAGGCCAGGGCCAGGAGCGGCACGGCCAACAGGTTCACCCCATAGCCAAGAATAGTCAGGGACCAATATTTGCCGGTGCGGTCGGCCAGATAGCCCGAGGCCAGGCGCAGGGCGTAGCCGATGAATTCCCCCAGCCCGGCCACCACTCCAACCACGATGGCACCGGCCTGGAGGGTGCCCAGAAAGGGACCGCTGATGCTGCGCGCCCCTTCGTAGGTCAGGTCGCTGAAGAGACTGATGACCCCGATGAAGATAATAAACTGAAAGGCCCTCCTCTCATTCTCGCCTATAAACAGTCCATTCAGCAAGCCTTTCAGGAAGTATCCGACGCCTGGTGGGGGTGCGGATGCTGAAGGAAGTGCGCCTCTTCGGAGAACCGCTATAGACAGTTATGCAATATGCTTATCACCAGGGGCTCGCATAGCGATAAAAAATTGCTGATTGGCAAAGATCTTCCATTGACTCTGGCCACTATAATGATAAAAATTTGATTATTAATTAATTTTTTGGAATCATCAAACTGAAAAACGTTGCATAGGAGGTTATTCTGTGAAACCCAGAAAAATTTATGATAGGGTTTACTGGATGGGAGCCATTGATTGGGACCGACGTTTATTTGACGCCCTCATTTCTTTGCCGGATGGTACCAGTTATAATGCTTTTTTAATCCAAGGAACCGAAAAGACGGCGTTGCTAGATACTGTTGATCCCAGCATGGCGGAAGTGTTGCGGGAGCAATTGGCCGGGATTGACAAAATTGATTATGTGATCGCCCATCATGCCGAACAGGACCACTCTGGTTCTATCCCCCTGGTTCTAGAAATATTTCCGAACGCCAAAGTCGTTACCAATCCTAAGTGTAAAGGGATGCTTGTAGATCTGTTGCAGATCGCCGAAGACCGGTTTATCACTATTCAGGACGGCGAAACCCTGAACCTGGGAGATAAGACCCTCAGGTTTATCTATACTCCCTGGGTGCACTGGCCGGAAACTCTGGTTACCTACCTGGAAGAGGATAACATTCTGTTTTCTTGTGACTTTTTTGGCTCGCATCTGGCTACCAGTGACTTATATGCAGATGAGGGACGCATTTACCGCTCCGCCAAGCGATATTTTGCAGAAATCATGATGCCCTTCCGGACGGTGATCAACAATAACCTGGAAAAACTGAAAAATTATGATATTGCCTTGATAGCTCCCAGTCATGGGCCGCTTTATCAACGACCGGAGTTTATCGTCGACGCCTACCGGGACTGGGTTGCCTCTGATCCCCATAACCTGGTGGTGCTGCCCCATGTCAGTATGCACGGTAGTACTGCCAGGATGGTGGAGCACCTAATCGGTGCTCTGATTGAACTAGGGGTCCGAGTAGAGCCTTTTAATTTGGTAGTCGCCGATCTGGGGGAATTGGCCATGGCCCTGG is part of the Deltaproteobacteria bacterium genome and harbors:
- a CDS encoding MFS transporter; its protein translation is MFIGENERRAFQFIIFIGVISLFSDLTYEGARSISGPFLGTLQAGAIVVGVVAGLGEFIGYALRLASGYLADRTGKYWSLTILGYGVNLLAVPLLALAWRWEAAAVLLLLERLGKAIRTPPRDAMLSHAATHVGRGFGFGFHEAMDQIGAVAGPLLVAGVFYLSSDYRPAFAALLGPAVLALLVLALAARRYPQPRQLEISAPQLETTGWGRPFWLYVTAVALIGAGYADFPLIAYHFHHTSTIPAAWIPLFYAIAMGVDAVAALLLGRLFDRLGMLVLVASPVVSALFAPLVFLGGFWVALGGMVLWGIGMGALESILKAALADLAPASRRATAFGIFHTGFGLFWFLGSALMGVLYEVSLTMLIAFSIITQLLSIPLFLLMAREVCLSPR
- a CDS encoding FprA family A-type flavoprotein; amino-acid sequence: MKPRKIYDRVYWMGAIDWDRRLFDALISLPDGTSYNAFLIQGTEKTALLDTVDPSMAEVLREQLAGIDKIDYVIAHHAEQDHSGSIPLVLEIFPNAKVVTNPKCKGMLVDLLQIAEDRFITIQDGETLNLGDKTLRFIYTPWVHWPETLVTYLEEDNILFSCDFFGSHLATSDLYADEGRIYRSAKRYFAEIMMPFRTVINNNLEKLKNYDIALIAPSHGPLYQRPEFIVDAYRDWVASDPHNLVVLPHVSMHGSTARMVEHLIGALIELGVRVEPFNLVVADLGELAMALVDAATVVIGTPTVLVGPHPLAVYATVLANALRPKVKFASIIGSFGWGSKAVETLTGLMPNLKVDILEPVICKGLPKEVDYQALDKLAATIAAKHREHNFV